The Flavobacterium faecale genome has a segment encoding these proteins:
- a CDS encoding family 16 glycosylhydrolase: MKNILIKIMALFTLLLMVNCAKDDYSFGSLIAPTNIVVTYELVGKTAAMPDGDGSGLVKFTVKADNAISYKFVFTDGTSESSPSGVFEKRFTTTGVNTYTVTVLASGKAGLTSNTTVDVKVLSTFSDAEAVAFLTGGTSKKWYFSASEVGHLGVGPNNSDATQNYYGAYYQAAAWEKAGAASSSCLYNNVLTFSEVGGLLKFNLDNGGTTFFNSSYLSVAGGSGTDDSCLTYSATGTKAVSLSPSASVITKNANAATQTRGTLMTFSDGGFMGYYVGQSTYEILSITENRMVVRAIMGNNPALAWYHTFVSTKPTQAVATVDYTKLVWSDEFNTDGTPDATKWTYDLGAGGWGNSELQTYTNNTENVAVSAGTLKITAKKSGSSYTSARLKSEGKFKFTYGKVEVRAKLPVGGGTWPAIWMLGSDYATNTWPGCGEIDIMEAIGNEPNVIHGTLHYPGNSGGNGNTGKTTITNASTEFHVYKTVWSAASVKIYVDDVLFHTVANTSSLPFNKDFFMILNVAMGGTFGGSVDPTFAQSAMEIDYVRVYQ; this comes from the coding sequence ATGAAAAATATACTAATAAAAATAATGGCTCTCTTTACCTTGTTATTGATGGTAAATTGCGCCAAAGATGATTATTCTTTTGGATCTTTAATAGCACCAACAAATATAGTGGTAACCTATGAACTAGTCGGTAAGACAGCTGCTATGCCCGATGGTGATGGTAGTGGTCTGGTAAAATTTACAGTAAAAGCAGATAATGCAATTTCGTATAAGTTTGTGTTTACAGATGGTACTTCAGAATCTTCTCCTAGTGGTGTTTTCGAAAAACGTTTTACAACTACGGGTGTAAATACCTATACTGTAACAGTTTTAGCCTCAGGAAAAGCAGGTTTAACTAGTAACACAACTGTTGATGTAAAAGTTTTAAGCACCTTTAGTGATGCCGAAGCTGTTGCCTTTTTAACTGGAGGTACATCAAAAAAATGGTACTTTTCTGCTTCAGAGGTTGGACATTTAGGAGTAGGACCTAACAATTCAGATGCTACACAAAATTACTATGGAGCATATTACCAAGCAGCAGCTTGGGAAAAAGCGGGAGCAGCAAGTAGCAGTTGTTTGTATAACAATGTATTGACTTTTTCTGAAGTTGGCGGACTATTGAAATTTAATTTGGATAATGGTGGTACTACTTTCTTTAATTCATCTTATTTAAGTGTTGCTGGTGGATCTGGAACAGATGATTCTTGTTTGACTTATTCGGCAACTGGAACAAAAGCGGTTTCTTTGAGCCCATCGGCTTCGGTTATCACCAAAAATGCTAATGCTGCAACTCAGACAAGAGGTACTTTAATGACATTCTCTGATGGTGGATTTATGGGGTATTATGTTGGACAAAGTACATACGAGATTTTATCTATTACTGAAAATAGAATGGTAGTTAGAGCTATTATGGGTAACAATCCTGCCTTAGCTTGGTATCATACTTTTGTGAGTACAAAGCCTACGCAAGCTGTAGCCACTGTAGATTACACAAAATTAGTTTGGTCTGATGAGTTTAACACAGATGGAACTCCTGATGCAACAAAATGGACTTATGACCTAGGTGCAGGTGGATGGGGAAATAGTGAATTGCAAACCTATACTAACAATACAGAAAATGTTGCCGTATCAGCAGGAACTTTAAAAATAACAGCTAAAAAATCGGGTTCTAGTTATACTTCTGCTCGTTTGAAGTCTGAAGGGAAATTCAAATTTACTTACGGTAAAGTAGAGGTAAGAGCAAAACTACCTGTAGGTGGTGGTACTTGGCCTGCAATCTGGATGTTAGGTTCTGATTACGCAACAAATACATGGCCAGGATGTGGTGAAATCGACATAATGGAAGCAATTGGAAACGAACCAAATGTGATTCATGGAACGCTTCATTATCCAGGGAACTCTGGTGGGAATGGTAATACAGGCAAAACTACGATCACAAATGCCTCTACTGAGTTTCATGTTTACAAAACAGTGTGGAGTGCAGCATCGGTAAAAATTTATGTTGATGATGTATTATTTCACACCGTAGCAAATACAAGTAGCTTACCTTTCAATAAAGACTTTTTCATGATATTGAACGTAGCCATGGGAGGAACTTTTGGAGGATCTGTTGATCCAACATTTGCTCAATCTGCTATGGAGATTGACTATGTAAGAGTGTACCAATAA
- a CDS encoding RagB/SusD family nutrient uptake outer membrane protein, which yields MKKHIYKGLTAIALFSLLTVSCSDEFVDRTPVYSIDSENYFNSKTDFDNALVAAYDLLQSTYVNVMLGEIASDNTLCGGESQTDVIGFQQIDDMIHTPTNSNLRDIWNWMFAGISRANYILEFQNKIDFDGKTQIIAEARFLRAYYQFELVKWFGGIPIKGDARFTIGDEKIIARSTAAEVCATVEKDLIFAAANLSVSPAQQGRATKGAAYALLGKVYLYQNKFKEAADAFDSCIGLQTYSLVTDYNTLFEEAGENGKESIFEVQYTDVEGAGFTCLQCSEGNVAVGFNGPRSYVGSVFTSGFSFNIPTAKVVNAFEVGDNRKSVAILDMPAWSLATGATYGKGYEDTGYFNRKYIPRKRSTTAAGDLNLTNPANYRAIRYADVLLMAAEAYNRGSISDATARGYLNQVRRRAFGDNNHDITASGAALTDFIYAERRVELVGEGHRFFDLVRTGNAAKEITGFTTGKNELFPIPIEEIQFAAGNWAQNPGY from the coding sequence ATGAAAAAACATATATATAAAGGTTTAACAGCAATTGCTCTCTTTTCATTACTTACCGTTTCTTGTAGTGATGAATTCGTAGATCGTACGCCAGTTTATTCCATTGATTCAGAAAATTATTTCAATTCAAAAACAGATTTTGATAACGCTCTTGTAGCTGCTTATGATTTGTTACAATCTACTTATGTCAATGTAATGTTGGGAGAAATTGCTTCTGATAATACCTTGTGTGGTGGAGAAAGTCAAACGGATGTTATCGGTTTTCAACAAATTGATGACATGATTCATACTCCAACAAATAGCAATTTAAGAGATATCTGGAATTGGATGTTTGCTGGGATAAGTAGAGCTAACTACATTTTGGAATTTCAAAATAAAATTGATTTTGATGGTAAAACACAAATAATTGCAGAAGCTCGTTTTTTGAGAGCATATTATCAATTTGAATTGGTAAAATGGTTTGGTGGTATTCCAATTAAAGGTGATGCTCGTTTTACAATCGGAGACGAAAAAATTATTGCTCGTTCTACTGCTGCAGAAGTTTGTGCTACCGTTGAAAAAGATTTAATTTTTGCTGCTGCAAATCTAAGTGTTAGTCCAGCTCAACAAGGAAGAGCGACCAAAGGTGCCGCTTATGCATTGCTTGGAAAAGTTTATTTATATCAAAATAAATTTAAGGAAGCTGCTGATGCATTTGATAGTTGTATTGGTTTGCAAACCTATTCTTTAGTTACAGATTATAATACGCTGTTTGAAGAAGCTGGTGAAAATGGTAAGGAATCGATTTTTGAAGTTCAATATACAGATGTCGAGGGTGCTGGATTTACATGTTTACAATGTAGTGAAGGTAACGTAGCAGTTGGTTTTAACGGACCTAGAAGCTATGTCGGTTCGGTATTTACTTCAGGATTTAGTTTTAATATTCCTACTGCCAAAGTAGTTAATGCTTTTGAAGTGGGTGATAATCGTAAATCTGTTGCAATTCTAGATATGCCAGCATGGTCATTGGCAACAGGAGCGACCTACGGAAAAGGATATGAGGATACAGGTTACTTTAACAGAAAGTATATTCCAAGAAAAAGAAGCACTACTGCTGCGGGAGATTTAAACTTAACCAACCCTGCAAATTACAGAGCGATTCGTTATGCTGACGTATTATTAATGGCTGCCGAAGCGTATAACAGAGGTAGTATTAGTGATGCAACTGCTAGAGGATATTTGAACCAAGTTAGAAGAAGAGCTTTTGGTGATAACAATCATGATATAACTGCATCTGGTGCAGCTTTAACTGATTTTATTTATGCAGAAAGAAGAGTAGAACTAGTGGGTGAAGGACACCGTTTCTTTGATTTAGTTCGTACAGGTAATGCAGCTAAAGAAATTACTGGTTTTACAACGGGTAAAAATGAATTGTTCCCTATTCCTATTGAAGAAATTCAGTTTGCTGCTGGAAACTGGGCACAAAATCCTGGATACTAA
- a CDS encoding TonB-dependent receptor domain-containing protein gives MVNGTAIGQLANPNLKWEQSQKLDVGLDVNLFNNKLNIVVDYFRDVRKDLLIQNIPVSGITGVYAPGSSSPTVNAGTVRNTGLEFATNYKNKFSENFNMSLGYNVTFIKNTVTEVNNGTGYIEGGAFGVGQAMPSRMQVGLPMGYFYGYKTNGIFQNQAEVAAAPSQLALGANASPGDIRFVDVNGDGVIDVKDKTNLGNPIPKATMGFNMQLNYKNLDFAMYTFASVGNKMVRNYERNVTNANRLTYVLDRWTGEGTSNSVPRVTTGATTNNVFSDYFVEDASYIRIQNIQLGYTLNPEISQKAKISKLRLYAGVNNLYTFTKYKGFDPGASNGSPIGGGIDYGFYPVPRTYMVGLNINF, from the coding sequence TTGGTAAATGGTACTGCTATTGGTCAACTGGCTAATCCTAATTTAAAATGGGAGCAATCGCAAAAATTAGATGTAGGATTGGATGTAAACCTATTCAATAATAAACTGAACATTGTTGTAGATTACTTTAGAGATGTTCGTAAAGATTTATTAATTCAAAATATACCGGTTTCGGGTATTACAGGAGTATACGCACCAGGGTCTTCTTCACCAACTGTAAATGCAGGGACAGTGAGAAATACAGGTTTAGAATTTGCAACAAACTACAAAAATAAATTCTCAGAGAATTTTAATATGAGTTTAGGTTATAATGTGACTTTTATTAAAAATACTGTAACAGAAGTTAATAATGGTACAGGATATATTGAAGGAGGAGCCTTTGGTGTAGGTCAGGCAATGCCATCAAGAATGCAAGTAGGTTTGCCAATGGGTTATTTCTACGGTTACAAGACCAATGGAATTTTTCAAAATCAAGCAGAAGTTGCTGCAGCGCCATCACAATTGGCATTAGGAGCAAATGCATCACCTGGTGATATTCGTTTTGTGGATGTTAATGGAGATGGTGTTATTGATGTTAAGGACAAAACAAATTTAGGAAACCCTATTCCTAAAGCTACAATGGGTTTTAATATGCAATTGAATTACAAAAACCTAGATTTCGCCATGTATACCTTTGCATCAGTGGGGAATAAGATGGTTAGAAATTATGAAAGAAATGTAACAAATGCTAATCGTTTGACTTACGTGCTAGACCGTTGGACTGGAGAAGGAACTAGTAATAGTGTTCCTAGAGTGACTACAGGAGCAACTACAAACAATGTTTTCTCTGATTATTTTGTCGAAGATGCTTCTTATATCCGTATTCAAAACATACAATTAGGATATACCTTAAATCCTGAAATTTCTCAAAAAGCAAAAATTTCAAAACTACGTTTGTATGCAGGTGTAAACAACTTGTATACGTTTACAAAATATAAAGGTTTTGATCCAGGTGCTTCAAATGGTAGTCCAATTGGTGGTGGAATCGATTATGGTTTTTACCCTGTTCCAAGAACGTATATGGTTGGTCTAAATATTAACTTCTAA
- a CDS encoding helix-turn-helix domain-containing protein, protein MRYVTLKEEEVLVLEHLYQNSPNNTVRKRSQCLVLSHQRHKIKDLASIFKVSRRTIERWFDSWASIGVDSLAISEGRGAKTLLKDYTEEVSKQLELHNRNLKNVLIYFEEQHNIVICKKTLQNFLKVTGL, encoded by the coding sequence ATGAGATATGTAACACTAAAAGAAGAAGAGGTTTTGGTACTAGAGCACCTTTACCAAAATAGCCCTAATAATACTGTTAGGAAACGTAGTCAATGCCTTGTTTTATCACATCAAAGACACAAGATTAAAGACTTGGCTTCTATTTTTAAAGTCAGTCGCAGAACGATTGAACGTTGGTTTGATAGTTGGGCTAGTATTGGGGTTGATTCTCTTGCTATATCAGAAGGAAGAGGAGCAAAAACTCTTTTAAAAGACTATACGGAAGAAGTTTCCAAGCAATTAGAACTTCACAATAGAAATTTAAAAAATGTATTAATTTACTTTGAGGAGCAACACAATATTGTCATCTGCAAAAAGACTTTGCAGAATTTTTTAAAAGTTACTGGGCTATAA
- a CDS encoding IS630 family transposase produces MKGKRNEEQFRFKQEQIETLKSLEDSGYIDLYFGDQSHFGLSPNVPYAWQTKDNPILLPAAKGKYQNVVGLMTRKNKLYFETLETTFNSDRIISFMNRFVEQTIKKTIVILDNSPIHKSKKFMAKIEQWKEKDVLIYFLPPYSPELNLIEILWRRIKYQWLDFDAYKSFENLKEKLNFVLTNFGIKYDIKF; encoded by the coding sequence TTGAAAGGCAAACGCAACGAAGAACAATTTAGATTTAAACAAGAGCAGATAGAAACATTAAAGAGTTTGGAAGATAGCGGTTATATTGATTTATATTTTGGAGACCAAAGTCATTTTGGACTCTCTCCTAATGTGCCTTATGCTTGGCAAACAAAGGATAATCCAATTTTGTTACCCGCTGCTAAAGGTAAATATCAGAATGTAGTTGGATTAATGACCCGTAAAAATAAACTCTATTTCGAAACACTTGAAACAACCTTTAATTCAGATAGAATCATCAGTTTTATGAATCGATTTGTGGAACAAACCATTAAAAAAACCATTGTAATTCTTGACAATTCTCCCATACACAAATCAAAGAAGTTTATGGCTAAAATAGAACAATGGAAAGAAAAAGATGTTTTAATTTACTTTTTGCCACCTTATTCTCCAGAGTTAAACCTGATTGAAATTCTATGGCGGAGAATAAAATATCAATGGTTAGATTTTGATGCTTATAAATCATTCGAAAACCTCAAAGAAAAATTAAATTTTGTCCTGACTAATTTTGGAA